The Catenuloplanes niger genome includes a window with the following:
- a CDS encoding adenylosuccinate synthetase: MDRTLAEARHVIVADLGFGDAGKGTIVDWLTGRVAATARPAARTAAVLRFNGGAQAAHTVVRADGRSHTFAQFGAGTFAGVPTLLTRHALVDPLALAREAAALAALGVPDPLDLISVDRGALITTPLHAAVNRAREAARGGAAHGSCGIGIGETVAYALAHPDLALRAGDTESPARLRRRLLALHDWATTTIHALTATPPQGEWLAGRDIAGPHAGSRGGERLAGRQRAGLPAAAGGAEALPDVEELIRAYRAFARRIRLTGDGEVARLAAAGRLVFEGAQGVLLDEWRGFDPHTTWSTTTFANALELLAEAGVDAGDVCRLGVTRTYATRHGAGPFPSEDPSLAPLLAEPHNGTGRWQGAFRVGHLDLVLLRYAVAVCGGADALAVTHLDTAATAGDRLKVATAWRAGGTRITRLRPGPFTDLTHQRRLTDLALAATPELVAPARSWPALLTDELGVPVAVTSWGPRSGDKHPPTMDFSSTREDRGRVPVP; the protein is encoded by the coding sequence ATGGACCGCACGCTCGCGGAGGCGCGCCACGTGATCGTGGCCGACCTGGGCTTCGGTGACGCGGGCAAGGGCACGATCGTCGACTGGCTCACCGGGCGCGTTGCGGCAACAGCGCGCCCGGCCGCCCGTACCGCCGCCGTTCTGCGCTTCAACGGGGGAGCGCAGGCCGCGCACACGGTGGTCCGGGCGGACGGGCGGTCGCACACGTTCGCGCAGTTCGGCGCCGGCACGTTCGCCGGCGTACCGACGCTGCTCACCCGGCACGCGCTGGTCGACCCGCTGGCGCTGGCCCGCGAGGCGGCCGCGCTGGCCGCGCTCGGCGTCCCGGACCCGTTGGACCTGATCTCCGTCGACCGCGGCGCGCTGATCACCACACCGCTGCACGCGGCCGTCAACCGCGCCCGCGAGGCGGCCCGCGGCGGCGCCGCGCACGGCAGCTGCGGAATCGGCATCGGCGAGACCGTGGCCTACGCACTCGCCCACCCCGACCTGGCCCTGCGCGCCGGCGACACCGAATCCCCCGCCCGCCTGCGCCGCCGCCTCCTCGCCCTGCACGACTGGGCCACCACCACGATCCACGCCCTCACCGCCACCCCACCCCAGGGTGAGTGGCTGGCCGGCCGCGATATCGCAGGTCCGCACGCCGGTTCCCGCGGTGGTGAGCGGCTGGCCGGCCGGCAGCGTGCCGGTCTGCCGGCCGCTGCCGGCGGTGCCGAGGCGCTGCCCGACGTCGAGGAGCTGATCCGGGCATACCGGGCGTTCGCTCGCCGGATCCGGCTCACCGGCGACGGAGAGGTCGCCCGCCTGGCCGCCGCCGGGCGTCTGGTGTTCGAGGGTGCGCAGGGCGTGCTGCTCGACGAGTGGCGCGGCTTCGACCCGCACACCACCTGGTCCACCACCACGTTCGCGAACGCGCTGGAGTTGCTGGCCGAGGCCGGCGTGGACGCCGGTGACGTGTGCCGGCTCGGCGTCACCCGCACCTACGCCACCCGGCACGGCGCCGGGCCGTTCCCGTCCGAGGACCCGTCGCTGGCGCCGCTGCTCGCCGAACCGCACAACGGCACCGGACGCTGGCAGGGAGCGTTCCGCGTCGGCCACCTCGACCTGGTGCTGCTGCGCTACGCGGTGGCGGTCTGCGGCGGCGCCGACGCGCTCGCGGTCACGCACCTGGACACCGCCGCCACCGCGGGCGACCGCCTGAAGGTGGCCACCGCCTGGCGGGCCGGTGGCACCCGGATCACCCGCCTCCGCCCCGGCCCGTTCACCGACCTGACCCACCAGCGGCGCCTGACCGATCTCGCGCTCGCCGCCACCCCGGAACTCGTCGCTCCCGCCCGCTCCTGGCCCGCACTGCTCACCGACGAGCTCGGCGTCCCGGTC
- a CDS encoding NUDIX hydrolase: MSEAEFLAAYDPRDYPAVAVTVDVVALTIRDDRLCVLLVERAAPPFEGFWSLPGGFLKQETDAGEPWAETLEEAAGRELAEETGLDAERLDRVHLEQLGSYGDPGRDPRMRVISVAYLGFGPQMPDPQPGSDARAAAWVPVAELGLPEGPDAIPGRTVSQRPGTSRRLAFDHAQILFDGLERARGKLEYTALATAFVGETFTIAELRAVYETVWGEQLHGPNFRRKILSVPGFVESVGATTERGGARGGPRSQLYRAGDATLLHPALLRTVTEEQIR, encoded by the coding sequence ATGTCGGAGGCCGAGTTCCTCGCCGCGTACGACCCCCGGGACTACCCCGCCGTCGCGGTGACCGTCGACGTGGTGGCGCTGACCATCCGGGACGACCGGCTCTGTGTGCTGCTGGTGGAGCGCGCCGCACCGCCGTTCGAGGGCTTCTGGAGCCTCCCCGGCGGCTTCCTCAAGCAGGAGACCGACGCGGGCGAGCCGTGGGCCGAGACGCTGGAGGAGGCGGCCGGCCGCGAGCTGGCCGAGGAGACCGGCCTGGACGCGGAACGCCTCGACCGGGTGCACCTGGAGCAGCTCGGCAGCTACGGCGACCCGGGCCGGGACCCGCGCATGCGCGTGATCAGCGTCGCCTACCTCGGGTTCGGCCCGCAGATGCCGGACCCGCAACCCGGGTCGGACGCGCGCGCCGCCGCCTGGGTGCCGGTCGCGGAACTCGGCCTGCCCGAGGGGCCGGACGCGATCCCCGGCCGCACCGTGTCACAGCGGCCCGGCACCAGCCGCCGGCTCGCGTTCGACCACGCGCAGATCCTCTTCGACGGACTGGAACGGGCCCGCGGCAAGCTCGAGTACACGGCGCTCGCAACCGCGTTCGTCGGCGAGACGTTCACCATCGCGGAGCTGCGCGCGGTCTACGAGACGGTCTGGGGCGAGCAGCTGCACGGGCCGAACTTCCGCCGCAAGATCCTGTCGGTTCCCGGCTTCGTCGAGTCCGTCGGCGCCACCACCGAGCGTGGTGGCGCCCGCGGTGGCCCCCGATCCCAGCTCTACCGCGCCGGTGACGCGACGTTGCTGCACCCGGCGCTGCTCCGGACCGTCACCGAAGAACAAATTCGCTGA
- a CDS encoding putative bifunctional diguanylate cyclase/phosphodiesterase, which yields MRQAPAVTPWRDPVLLGMAGLVLLATIGFYALAGHVDAQVQVFWLAQVPLDAALGYYAYRMFRVTAAPRRRFWAVLAFAGSLFTVADSIQSTFSALDPHARTLNGSPVQSAMFAVGLGCVVIAMLIHPQNTRTHKERLALWLDSATVLVAGAVLTWCFVINPDAPVDTAMIAVIVAASVVMVSAFAAVKLILSGGRPMSKLAAWPMAFAGVCQALGIMITPETLTPETNPGLLVLRLLPSLLIATGPRIQELQTRHNPDVNTPRRRKPYSLLPYGMVGLTFGILVTVLPAGADHQLWGAVAGVAMITVLVAARQLITFHDNATLINRLDTTLGELRRHESRLREAASVDGLTQLANRTYFGDQVTETLRTTADPGSVALLLIDLDDFKTINDTLGHPAGDALLVSVADRLRAAVRERDLVARLGGDEFAVLLRDAGPDDAGQTAQRILTLLGRPVRVQDNDLIVRASIGLATADAEDDLDSLLRDADIAMYAAKDRGKSNWVAYTREMGVRIRDGAELASQLREAIDEGQLQLVYQPVVRLGTGEIAGCEALVRWRHPVRGQVQPNDFIPIAESSGLIVPLGRFVLRESVRQAARWRKHGLRMNVNVAGRQLREPGFVNEVAAVLASSQYPPELLTIEVTETAVLSDDEAIEALHGLRAIGVKLALDDFGTAASSLGLLLTCPMTTLKLDRSFVEGVTTVTRQAAVATAVAQMANALDLNAVAEGIEKPDQARLLRGLGYEFGQGFLFSRPLTPADFEELLLNGVPGELIFS from the coding sequence GTGCGCCAGGCCCCCGCCGTCACACCGTGGCGCGACCCCGTGCTGCTGGGCATGGCCGGGCTCGTGCTGCTGGCGACGATCGGCTTCTACGCGCTCGCCGGGCACGTGGACGCGCAGGTGCAGGTCTTCTGGCTGGCCCAGGTGCCGCTGGACGCCGCGCTCGGCTACTACGCGTACCGGATGTTCCGGGTCACCGCCGCGCCGCGCCGCCGGTTCTGGGCCGTGCTCGCGTTCGCCGGATCGCTGTTCACGGTGGCGGACTCGATCCAGTCCACGTTCAGCGCGCTCGACCCGCACGCCCGCACGCTCAACGGCAGCCCGGTGCAGAGCGCGATGTTCGCGGTCGGCCTGGGCTGCGTGGTGATCGCGATGCTGATCCATCCGCAGAACACCCGCACCCACAAGGAACGGCTGGCGCTGTGGCTGGACTCCGCGACCGTGCTGGTCGCCGGCGCGGTCCTGACCTGGTGCTTCGTGATCAATCCGGACGCGCCGGTGGACACCGCCATGATCGCGGTGATCGTGGCCGCCAGCGTCGTGATGGTCTCCGCGTTCGCGGCCGTGAAGCTGATCCTCAGCGGCGGCCGGCCGATGAGCAAGCTGGCCGCGTGGCCGATGGCGTTCGCGGGCGTCTGCCAGGCGCTCGGCATCATGATCACGCCGGAGACGCTGACCCCGGAGACCAACCCGGGCCTGCTGGTGCTGCGGCTGCTGCCGTCGCTGCTGATCGCGACCGGCCCGCGCATCCAGGAGCTGCAGACCCGGCACAACCCGGACGTGAACACGCCGCGCCGCCGCAAGCCCTACAGCCTGCTGCCGTACGGGATGGTCGGGCTGACGTTCGGCATCCTGGTCACGGTGCTGCCGGCCGGCGCGGACCACCAGCTCTGGGGCGCGGTCGCCGGCGTCGCGATGATCACCGTACTGGTGGCCGCGCGACAGCTGATCACGTTCCACGACAACGCGACGCTGATCAACCGGCTGGACACCACGCTGGGCGAGCTGCGCCGGCACGAGTCCCGGCTGCGCGAGGCCGCGTCCGTGGACGGCCTGACCCAGCTGGCGAACCGCACCTACTTCGGCGACCAGGTGACCGAGACGCTGCGGACCACGGCCGACCCGGGCAGCGTGGCGCTGCTGCTGATCGACCTGGACGACTTCAAGACGATCAACGACACGCTCGGCCACCCGGCCGGCGACGCGCTGCTGGTCAGCGTGGCGGACCGGCTGCGCGCCGCGGTACGCGAGCGGGACCTGGTGGCGCGGCTCGGCGGCGACGAGTTCGCGGTGCTGCTGCGGGACGCCGGGCCGGACGACGCGGGGCAGACCGCGCAGCGCATCCTCACGCTGCTCGGCCGCCCGGTCCGGGTGCAGGACAACGACCTGATCGTGCGCGCCAGCATCGGCCTGGCCACCGCGGACGCCGAGGACGACCTGGACTCGCTGCTGCGCGACGCGGACATCGCGATGTACGCGGCGAAGGACCGTGGCAAGAGCAACTGGGTCGCGTACACCCGGGAGATGGGCGTGCGCATCCGGGACGGCGCGGAGCTGGCCAGCCAGCTGCGCGAGGCGATCGACGAGGGCCAGCTGCAGCTGGTCTACCAGCCGGTGGTGCGGCTGGGGACCGGTGAGATCGCCGGCTGCGAGGCGCTGGTCCGCTGGCGGCACCCGGTCCGCGGCCAGGTGCAGCCCAACGACTTCATCCCGATCGCGGAGTCGAGCGGGCTGATCGTGCCGCTCGGCCGGTTCGTGCTGCGCGAGTCGGTCCGGCAGGCCGCGCGCTGGCGGAAGCACGGCCTGCGGATGAACGTGAACGTGGCCGGCCGCCAGCTGCGCGAGCCCGGCTTCGTGAACGAGGTCGCGGCCGTGCTGGCCAGCTCGCAGTACCCGCCGGAGCTGCTCACCATCGAGGTGACCGAGACCGCGGTGCTCTCCGACGACGAGGCCATCGAGGCGCTGCACGGGCTGCGCGCGATCGGCGTGAAGCTGGCGCTGGACGACTTCGGCACCGCCGCGTCCTCGCTCGGACTGCTGCTCACCTGCCCGATGACCACGCTCAAGCTGGACCGGTCGTTCGTCGAGGGCGTCACCACGGTCACCCGGCAGGCCGCGGTCGCCACCGCGGTCGCGCAGATGGCGAACGCGCTGGACCTGAACGCGGTCGCGGAGGGCATCGAGAAGCCGGACCAGGCGCGGCTGCTGCGCGGCCTCGGCTACGAGTTCGGGCAGGGGTTCCTGTTCTCCCGCCCGCTCACACCGGCCGACTTCGAGGAGTTGCTGCTCAACGGCGTACCCGGTGAATTGATCTTTTCCTGA
- a CDS encoding bifunctional metallophosphatase/5'-nucleotidase, which produces MSSLSRRNLMKVTAAAAVVPGAAHTHGRTTYDLTVLGTSDMHGNVYNWDYFKDAEYDDAAHNDVGVAKLAALVNKIRGERRGKATLVLDAGDTIQGTPLAYYYAVQEPITTTGRPHPMATAMNVLRYDAVTLGNHEFNYGLPLLATWIKQLGFPALAANALNAKTGKPAFAPYVIKRVSLGPGAPVLRVGILGLTNPGTAIWDRGHVEGKLVFEDLVESAKRWVPEMKRRGADLVIVSAHSGDSGTSSYGPELPVENAAGLVATKVPDIDAVLFGHAHVEVAQRFYTNEVTGRQVLTSEPSKWGQRLTRMDFTLTRDRGRWRVGTAASVTLNTNTVEADPVVLAAVREQHRTTVAYVNQVVATSTEELSAAESRYRDTPIIDFINHVQTETVTAALGTALPVLSIAAPFSRTAVFPAGDVKIRDVAGLYVFDNTLEAVELTGAEVRAYLEYSAKYFVTLAPGAPVDPATISDPAVPDYNYDILSGVDYDIDVAKPVGSRITRLERNGAPVADTDRFVVAVNNYRRSGGGNFPGITRTQVYNEQKEIRQLLIDWAQAKGTIDPADFFTPNWRLVRAGVPVF; this is translated from the coding sequence ATGAGCTCACTTTCCCGGCGGAACCTCATGAAGGTGACGGCGGCGGCCGCCGTCGTGCCCGGCGCCGCGCACACGCACGGCCGGACCACGTACGACCTGACCGTGCTCGGCACGTCCGACATGCACGGCAACGTCTACAACTGGGACTACTTCAAGGACGCGGAGTACGACGACGCCGCGCACAACGACGTCGGCGTGGCGAAGCTGGCCGCGCTGGTCAACAAGATCCGCGGCGAGCGGCGCGGCAAGGCCACGCTGGTGCTGGACGCGGGCGACACGATCCAGGGCACGCCGCTGGCCTACTACTACGCGGTCCAGGAGCCGATCACCACCACCGGGCGGCCGCACCCGATGGCGACCGCGATGAACGTGCTGCGGTACGACGCCGTGACGCTCGGCAACCACGAGTTCAACTACGGCCTGCCGCTGCTGGCCACCTGGATCAAGCAGCTCGGCTTCCCGGCGCTGGCCGCGAACGCGCTGAACGCGAAGACCGGAAAACCCGCGTTCGCACCGTACGTGATCAAGCGGGTCTCGCTCGGCCCCGGCGCGCCCGTGCTGCGCGTCGGCATCCTGGGCCTGACCAACCCCGGCACCGCGATCTGGGACCGCGGCCACGTCGAGGGCAAGCTGGTCTTCGAGGACCTGGTCGAGAGCGCGAAGCGGTGGGTACCGGAGATGAAGCGCAGGGGCGCGGATCTGGTCATCGTCTCCGCGCACTCCGGTGACAGCGGCACCTCGTCGTACGGCCCGGAGCTGCCGGTCGAGAACGCGGCCGGCCTGGTCGCCACGAAGGTGCCGGACATCGACGCGGTGCTGTTCGGTCACGCGCACGTGGAGGTCGCCCAGCGGTTCTACACCAACGAGGTCACCGGCCGGCAGGTGCTCACCTCGGAGCCGTCCAAGTGGGGACAGCGGCTGACCCGGATGGACTTCACGCTGACCCGCGACCGCGGCCGGTGGCGGGTCGGTACCGCGGCGTCGGTCACGCTGAACACGAACACGGTCGAGGCCGACCCGGTCGTGCTCGCGGCCGTCCGCGAGCAGCACCGGACCACGGTCGCGTACGTCAACCAGGTGGTGGCCACGTCCACCGAGGAGCTGTCCGCGGCGGAGTCCCGCTACCGGGACACGCCGATCATCGACTTCATCAACCACGTGCAGACCGAGACGGTCACGGCCGCGCTCGGCACCGCGCTGCCGGTGCTGTCGATCGCGGCGCCGTTCAGCCGGACCGCGGTGTTCCCGGCCGGGGACGTCAAGATCAGGGACGTGGCCGGGCTGTACGTCTTCGACAACACGCTGGAGGCGGTCGAGCTGACCGGCGCGGAGGTGCGGGCCTACCTGGAGTACTCCGCGAAGTACTTCGTCACGCTCGCGCCCGGCGCACCGGTGGACCCGGCGACGATCAGCGACCCGGCCGTGCCGGACTACAACTACGACATCCTCTCCGGCGTCGACTACGACATCGACGTCGCGAAGCCGGTCGGCTCGCGGATCACCCGCCTGGAACGCAACGGCGCGCCGGTCGCGGACACCGACCGGTTCGTGGTGGCGGTGAACAACTACCGGCGCTCCGGCGGCGGCAACTTCCCCGGCATCACCCGCACACAGGTCTACAACGAGCAGAAGGAGATCCGCCAGCTGCTCATCGACTGGGCCCAGGCGAAGGGCACGATCGACCCGGCGGACTTCTTCACGCCGAACTGGCGGCTGGTCCGCGCGGGCGTGCCGGTCTTCTGA
- a CDS encoding acyltransferase family protein, translated as MKDAMARERYFDLLRAIAIVRVVTYHMFPLTALELLFPAMGVMFALGGSLMARSLSRPAPGVIYQRLWRLLPALWVLGAIAVPAMLLHGWADPPWAALLLWVLPIADPPSNEFGAEAAGPLWYLVTYLWLVVLSPALLWAYRRARLVTVLAPAALLAVLLGTPTPLPELPARVLAGVLAFATCWVLGFAHRDGDLRRVPGPAVIALASACVAGALAWWWAFPGDGGGGISDLPLVYAVFSAGFTLALLRWTPPTGWLARTPLLDGLVTVINARAVTIYLWHNVAITAALAANEVLELWDYGTVVEEAGTFAIALVLLAGVVLALGWVEDVAARRPPRALPWPAPAKRVEEQPARDLTPMRR; from the coding sequence GTGAAGGACGCCATGGCCCGCGAGCGCTACTTCGACCTGCTGCGAGCGATCGCGATCGTCCGCGTCGTCACGTACCACATGTTCCCGCTCACCGCGCTGGAGCTGCTCTTCCCGGCGATGGGCGTGATGTTCGCGCTTGGCGGCTCGCTGATGGCCCGCTCGCTGAGCCGGCCGGCGCCGGGGGTGATCTACCAGCGGTTGTGGCGGCTGCTGCCCGCGCTCTGGGTACTCGGCGCGATCGCGGTCCCGGCCATGCTGTTGCACGGCTGGGCCGATCCGCCGTGGGCGGCCCTGCTGCTCTGGGTGCTGCCGATCGCGGACCCGCCGTCGAACGAGTTCGGCGCGGAGGCGGCCGGCCCGCTCTGGTACCTGGTGACGTACCTCTGGCTGGTCGTGCTCTCCCCCGCGCTGCTGTGGGCCTATCGCCGGGCCCGGCTCGTCACCGTGCTCGCCCCGGCGGCGCTGCTCGCGGTGCTGCTGGGCACGCCGACGCCGCTGCCGGAACTACCGGCGCGCGTGCTGGCCGGCGTGCTCGCGTTCGCGACCTGCTGGGTGCTCGGCTTCGCGCACCGCGACGGCGACCTGCGGCGGGTGCCCGGGCCGGCCGTGATCGCGCTCGCGTCGGCCTGCGTGGCCGGCGCGCTCGCCTGGTGGTGGGCGTTCCCGGGCGACGGGGGCGGTGGCATCAGCGATCTGCCGCTCGTCTACGCGGTCTTCTCGGCCGGGTTCACGCTGGCGCTGCTGCGTTGGACGCCGCCGACCGGCTGGCTGGCCCGCACGCCGTTGCTGGACGGGCTGGTCACGGTGATCAACGCGCGGGCCGTGACGATCTACCTGTGGCACAACGTGGCGATCACGGCGGCGCTGGCCGCGAACGAGGTGCTGGAACTGTGGGACTACGGCACGGTCGTCGAGGAGGCCGGCACGTTCGCGATCGCGCTGGTGCTGCTGGCCGGCGTGGTGCTCGCGCTGGGCTGGGTCGAGGACGTCGCCGCGCGCCGCCCGCCCCGCGCGCTGCCCTGGCCGGCACCGGCGAAGCGGGTCGAGGAGCAGCCCGCCCGGGATCTCACCCCGATGCGGCGCTGA
- a CDS encoding sigma-70 family RNA polymerase sigma factor codes for MGGVDPATVHAARAGNAAALDRVVAAYLPLVYNIVGRALQGHADVDDVVQETMLRVVHNLPELRDPAAFRSWVVAIAMRLVRDRHRDLTRGYPADATPDDVADPGADFVDLTIVRLGLSGQRQEVAQATRWLDPDDRELLSLWWLEAAGELDRDEVSAALGLTKQHTAVRVQRMKAQLEAARVVVRAFRAHPACPDLTLLAIGWDGRPEPVWRKRFARHTRECEQCARAWHEMVDAEKLLAGLALVPIPGYLLEPALHSAAAAHEAAHGYDAAHGYDTAQGYDTPQGYDSAQAYDTPHGYDSAPGYDTVRHHYDAPPSGEPTAHLDAVGVDPGGTATHVLARPEFAAAGQTGAQAVPAKAAFGGLLGLKPIAAAIATAAVITAGGVFALTGGEDPVPAAQEPPPAAVLPVASESASPSPSPSASPSPSPSPSASPTPAATSAAPKPAAPAVVEASSKKGVSTWQVPGVGPGMTAVGASWYYTWGSGPDQVKAPSGVEFVPMIWGRDSVNSGTLAQARANGRTLLGFNEPDLGEQANMTVEQALELWPQLQATGMRLGSPAVAYGGDTAGGWLDRFMAGAKAKGYKVDFIALHWYGSDFSPAAVGHLEGYIKAVYNRYKLPIWVTEYGLINFSGSPKFPSGAQQAAFIDGSTAMMESLPYVERYAWFSLPVEADFGNGLYDPNTKSLTDGGRAYAEAG; via the coding sequence GTGGGCGGCGTCGACCCGGCGACCGTGCACGCGGCCCGGGCGGGAAACGCGGCGGCGCTCGACCGTGTCGTCGCGGCCTACCTGCCGCTCGTCTACAACATCGTCGGCCGGGCGCTGCAGGGGCACGCCGACGTCGACGACGTGGTGCAGGAGACGATGCTGCGCGTCGTGCACAACCTGCCGGAGCTGCGCGACCCGGCCGCGTTCCGGTCCTGGGTGGTGGCGATCGCGATGCGGCTGGTCCGCGACCGGCACCGCGACCTCACCCGCGGCTACCCGGCGGACGCCACGCCGGACGACGTGGCCGATCCGGGCGCCGACTTCGTCGACCTGACCATCGTCCGGCTCGGCCTCTCCGGCCAGCGGCAGGAGGTCGCGCAGGCCACCCGCTGGCTCGACCCGGACGACCGCGAGCTGCTCTCGCTCTGGTGGCTGGAGGCCGCCGGTGAGCTGGACCGCGACGAGGTCTCGGCCGCGCTCGGGCTCACCAAGCAGCACACCGCGGTTCGCGTGCAGCGGATGAAGGCGCAGCTGGAGGCGGCGCGCGTGGTGGTCCGCGCGTTCCGGGCGCACCCGGCCTGCCCGGACCTGACGCTGCTGGCGATCGGCTGGGACGGCCGCCCGGAGCCGGTGTGGCGCAAGCGGTTCGCCCGGCACACGCGCGAGTGCGAGCAGTGCGCCCGCGCCTGGCACGAGATGGTCGACGCGGAGAAGCTGCTGGCCGGGCTCGCGCTGGTGCCGATCCCCGGCTACCTGCTGGAGCCGGCGCTGCACAGCGCGGCCGCGGCGCACGAGGCCGCGCACGGTTACGACGCGGCGCACGGTTACGACACCGCCCAGGGCTACGACACCCCGCAGGGCTACGACTCCGCCCAGGCCTACGACACCCCGCACGGTTACGACTCCGCGCCGGGGTACGACACCGTGCGGCACCACTACGACGCGCCGCCATCCGGCGAGCCGACCGCGCACCTCGACGCGGTCGGCGTCGATCCGGGCGGCACCGCCACCCACGTGCTGGCCCGCCCCGAGTTCGCCGCCGCCGGGCAGACCGGCGCGCAGGCCGTACCCGCGAAGGCCGCTTTCGGTGGTCTGCTGGGTCTGAAGCCGATCGCCGCGGCGATCGCGACCGCCGCGGTGATCACCGCAGGCGGCGTGTTCGCGCTCACCGGCGGCGAGGACCCGGTGCCGGCCGCGCAGGAACCGCCGCCCGCCGCGGTGCTGCCGGTCGCGTCGGAGAGCGCGAGTCCGTCCCCCTCGCCGTCCGCGTCACCGAGTCCGTCACCGTCGCCCAGCGCGAGCCCGACACCGGCCGCGACCTCGGCCGCGCCGAAGCCGGCCGCGCCCGCGGTGGTGGAGGCGTCGTCGAAGAAGGGCGTCAGCACCTGGCAGGTGCCCGGCGTCGGGCCGGGGATGACCGCGGTCGGCGCGTCCTGGTACTACACCTGGGGATCCGGGCCGGACCAGGTGAAGGCGCCGTCCGGCGTCGAGTTCGTACCGATGATCTGGGGCCGGGACTCCGTCAACTCGGGCACGCTCGCGCAGGCCAGGGCGAACGGCCGGACGCTGCTCGGCTTCAACGAGCCGGACCTCGGCGAGCAGGCGAACATGACGGTGGAGCAGGCGCTGGAGCTGTGGCCGCAGCTGCAGGCCACCGGCATGCGGCTGGGCAGCCCGGCCGTGGCCTACGGCGGCGACACCGCCGGTGGGTGGCTGGACCGCTTCATGGCCGGTGCGAAGGCGAAGGGCTACAAGGTCGACTTCATCGCGCTGCACTGGTACGGATCGGACTTCAGCCCGGCCGCGGTCGGTCACCTGGAGGGCTACATCAAGGCGGTCTACAACCGGTACAAGCTGCCGATCTGGGTCACCGAGTACGGCCTGATCAACTTCTCCGGCTCGCCGAAGTTCCCGAGCGGCGCGCAGCAGGCCGCGTTCATCGACGGATCCACCGCGATGATGGAGAGCCTGCCGTACGTCGAGAGGTACGCCTGGTTCTCGCTGCCGGTCGAGGCCGACTTCGGCAACGGCCTCTACGACCCGAACACGAAGTCGCTCACGGACGGCGGACGCGCCTACGCCGAGGCCGGCTGA